From a single Nitrosopumilus sp. genomic region:
- the kae1 gene encoding KEOPS complex N(6)-L-threonylcarbamoyladenine synthase Kae1 codes for MLGLGIESTAHTFSCAIIEKKGKKGKILSDVRKIYRPEEGEGIHPREASRHHIDNSSIVLSDCLKEANVSITDLDIVSYAAGPGLGPCLRVGAVVARSLSSFYKIPIYPVNHAIGHIELGKLLTGATNPLVLLVSGGHTMLLAFLNKQWRVFGETLDITLGQLLDQFGRSIGYASPCGKNIEELATTSSNYVTLPYSVKGNDVSFSGLLSATKSVALKSKEDACYSLQETAFAMISEAVERALSFTRKKELMIVGGVAANKRLSEMLQDVCKRHGCGFFVVPLRYAGDCGSQICWTGLLESQIKEGVSLKDTFVTQSWRLDSVKVDY; via the coding sequence ATGTTAGGCCTTGGAATTGAAAGCACAGCTCACACATTTTCATGTGCTATTATAGAAAAAAAAGGAAAAAAAGGCAAAATATTATCTGATGTTAGAAAAATCTATCGTCCTGAAGAAGGTGAAGGAATTCATCCACGTGAAGCCTCTAGACATCATATTGATAATAGTTCTATTGTTTTATCTGACTGTCTTAAAGAAGCAAACGTTTCAATCACTGATTTAGACATTGTTTCATATGCAGCTGGCCCTGGTTTGGGTCCTTGCTTACGAGTTGGTGCTGTAGTTGCAAGATCTTTATCATCATTTTACAAAATTCCAATCTATCCAGTTAATCATGCAATTGGACATATTGAATTAGGAAAGTTGCTAACTGGAGCAACTAATCCATTGGTACTTTTAGTATCTGGAGGACATACAATGCTTTTGGCATTTTTAAATAAACAATGGAGAGTTTTTGGTGAAACCTTGGATATTACATTGGGTCAATTGCTTGATCAATTCGGACGATCAATTGGATATGCTTCCCCTTGTGGAAAAAATATAGAAGAATTGGCAACTACATCTTCAAATTATGTTACCTTACCTTATTCTGTAAAAGGAAATGACGTATCTTTTTCTGGATTATTATCTGCCACAAAATCTGTTGCCTTGAAAAGTAAAGAAGATGCATGCTATTCACTCCAAGAAACTGCATTTGCAATGATTAGTGAAGCAGTTGAACGTGCATTATCTTTTACAAGAAAAAAAGAGTTAATGATTGTAGGTGGAGTTGCAGCAAACAAACGATTATCAGAAATGCTACAAGATGTTTGTAAGAGACATGGCTGTGGTTTTTTCGTTGTACCATTAAGATATGCGGGTGATTGTGGAAGTCAAATTTGTTGGACTGGTTTATTGGAATCTCAAATTAAAGAAGGCGTTTCTTTAAAAGATACTTTTGTGACTCAGTCTTGGAGATTAGATTCTGTTAAGGTAGATTATTGA
- a CDS encoding thrombospondin type 3 repeat-containing protein gives MPINPAFAAVDDFDNDGIENSVDACPNLQEDYEGTVDGCPSNFVPWYDEDYDGIEDHIDQCPNLREHYNKFQDEDGCPDTLPGTGPGGAPDSDGDGFIDLVDLCPNQPETFNGVLDRDGCPDSYGSGDRDRDGVPDFADQCPLSAENYNRFQDEDGCPDTLKDSAFIDTDNDGIQDKIDLCINEPEVYNGYRDLDGCPDVSLDSSFNDRDGDGIADQFDICPDHPETFNRFSDYDGCPDSIPPFDGTLNDADGDRIMDANDACPLEPERYNGFEDDDGCPDIPPYSSDNDSDLDGIPNSIDQCPTVKETYNKFQDDDGCPDFVTSDKGIPDSDGDGINDYNDLCPNQPETFNGIFDRDGCPDNDSSSDRDGDGVPDNLDACPTAKETYNNIQDDDGCPDGKGGLLGLDNDGDGIADLNDKCPLQPETFNGYQDQDGCPDLSVLDSDGDGIRDTLDQCPSDPETWNRYQDHDGCPDNPTESDSDRDGILDSVDQCPLVRERYNGYLDEDGCPDYPDFITSLDSDFDGIPDKSDKCPFVPETYNKFQDLDGCPDYVGDNKGTPDSDNDGINDYDDHCPNQPETYNGILDRDGCPDDYILKNDRDMDGIPDAIDACPTAKETYNKFQDDDGCPDTVSKSFVVDSDNDGINDVKDKCPLVAENYNGFQDDDGCPDVDDTQPDSDGDGVPDVMDMCPQQNEVWNRYVDYDGCPDTIPIGNVTVDSDQDGISDTIDLCPNEKESWNKYNDHDGCPDIAPEQSRYKHDADLDDIINENDICPLEPEDYDGDRDTDGCPDS, from the coding sequence ATGCCCATAAATCCTGCTTTTGCTGCCGTTGATGACTTTGATAATGACGGTATTGAGAACTCTGTTGATGCCTGTCCAAATTTACAAGAAGACTATGAAGGTACTGTGGATGGATGTCCATCAAATTTTGTACCTTGGTATGATGAAGATTATGACGGTATAGAAGATCATATTGATCAATGTCCAAATCTTAGAGAACATTACAATAAATTCCAAGATGAAGACGGTTGTCCTGATACTTTACCTGGTACAGGACCTGGTGGTGCACCAGATTCAGATGGTGATGGTTTTATCGACTTAGTTGACTTATGTCCAAATCAACCAGAAACTTTCAATGGTGTTTTAGATAGAGATGGTTGTCCAGATAGTTATGGTTCCGGTGATAGAGATAGAGATGGAGTTCCAGACTTTGCTGATCAATGTCCATTAAGTGCTGAAAACTATAATCGATTCCAAGATGAAGATGGTTGTCCTGATACTTTGAAGGATTCTGCTTTTATTGATACCGATAATGATGGAATACAAGATAAAATTGATTTGTGTATAAATGAACCAGAAGTATACAATGGTTATAGAGATTTAGATGGTTGTCCAGATGTTTCTTTAGATTCTTCATTTAATGATAGAGATGGTGATGGAATTGCAGATCAGTTTGATATATGTCCTGATCATCCTGAAACATTCAATAGATTTTCTGATTATGACGGTTGTCCAGATAGTATTCCTCCATTTGATGGTACACTAAATGATGCTGATGGTGACAGAATTATGGATGCTAATGATGCTTGTCCATTAGAACCAGAACGTTACAATGGTTTTGAAGATGATGACGGTTGTCCAGACATTCCTCCTTACTCAAGTGACAATGATTCTGATCTTGATGGAATTCCAAACAGTATTGATCAATGTCCAACTGTAAAAGAAACTTACAATAAATTCCAAGATGATGACGGTTGTCCAGACTTTGTAACCTCTGATAAAGGAATTCCTGATTCAGATGGTGATGGAATAAATGATTACAATGATTTATGTCCAAATCAACCAGAAACTTTCAATGGTATTTTTGATAGAGATGGTTGTCCAGATAATGATTCTTCATCTGACAGAGATGGAGATGGCGTTCCAGATAATTTAGATGCATGTCCAACTGCAAAAGAAACTTACAACAATATTCAAGATGATGACGGTTGTCCAGATGGCAAAGGTGGATTATTAGGATTAGATAATGATGGTGACGGTATTGCTGATTTGAATGACAAATGTCCTCTTCAACCAGAAACTTTCAATGGTTATCAAGACCAAGATGGTTGTCCAGATCTTTCAGTATTGGATTCTGATGGTGACGGTATAAGAGATACATTAGATCAATGTCCATCAGATCCAGAAACTTGGAATCGTTATCAAGATCATGATGGTTGCCCAGATAACCCTACAGAATCTGATTCTGATCGTGATGGAATTTTAGATTCTGTAGATCAATGTCCACTTGTTAGAGAAAGATATAATGGATATCTAGATGAAGATGGCTGTCCTGATTATCCTGACTTTATTACTTCTTTAGATTCTGACTTTGATGGAATTCCTGACAAATCTGATAAATGTCCATTTGTTCCAGAAACTTACAACAAATTCCAAGATCTAGATGGCTGTCCTGATTATGTAGGAGATAACAAAGGTACTCCAGATTCTGATAATGACGGAATAAATGATTATGATGATCATTGTCCAAATCAACCAGAAACCTATAATGGAATTTTAGATAGAGATGGTTGCCCTGATGATTATATTTTAAAGAATGACAGAGATATGGATGGTATCCCAGATGCCATCGATGCATGTCCAACTGCAAAAGAAACTTACAACAAATTCCAAGATGATGACGGTTGTCCTGACACAGTTTCAAAATCATTTGTAGTTGATTCTGATAATGATGGAATTAATGATGTTAAAGACAAATGTCCATTAGTAGCTGAAAATTATAATGGATTCCAAGATGATGACGGTTGTCCTGATGTAGATGATACTCAGCCTGATTCTGACGGTGATGGTGTTCCAGATGTAATGGATATGTGTCCACAACAAAATGAGGTTTGGAACAGATATGTTGACTATGACGGTTGTCCTGACACTATCCCAATAGGAAATGTAACTGTAGACAGTGATCAAGATGGTATAAGCGATACAATTGATTTATGTCCAAATGAGAAAGAATCTTGGAACAAATACAATGATCATGACGGTTGTCCAGATATTGCACCTGAGCAATCTAGATACAAACATGATGCTGACTTAGATGACATTATCAATGAAAATGACATATGTCCTCTAGAACCTGAGGATTATGACGGTGATAGAGATACAGATGGATGTCCAGACTCATAG
- the rdgB gene encoding RdgB/HAM1 family non-canonical purine NTP pyrophosphatase: MHKSYDLYFVSSNKHKFLEAQSILNLHGINLRFLKSNLKELQSHSLQKIALAKAKDAFSKFHKPVIIEDDGLFIDSIEGFPGPYSSYVFKTIGNKGILNLLNNKRKAKFVSIITYCDKTTLKSFQGQLCGKISKTQKGKGWGYDPIFIPNNSTKTFAVMNNKNKISHRYIALKKFSKWYLRKKE, translated from the coding sequence ATGCACAAGTCGTATGATCTATATTTTGTATCTTCCAACAAGCACAAATTTCTTGAAGCCCAAAGCATTCTAAATCTTCATGGGATTAATCTTAGATTTTTAAAATCTAATTTGAAAGAACTTCAATCTCATTCACTACAAAAAATTGCACTGGCAAAAGCAAAAGATGCATTTTCTAAATTCCATAAACCTGTAATCATTGAAGATGATGGATTGTTTATTGATTCAATAGAAGGATTTCCAGGTCCATACTCTTCTTATGTTTTTAAAACAATTGGAAATAAAGGCATTCTCAATTTGTTAAATAATAAAAGAAAAGCAAAATTTGTTTCAATAATTACTTATTGTGATAAAACAACTCTCAAATCTTTTCAAGGACAACTTTGTGGAAAAATTTCTAAAACTCAAAAAGGAAAAGGTTGGGGATATGACCCAATTTTCATTCCAAACAATTCAACAAAAACATTTGCTGTCATGAATAATAAAAATAAAATCTCTCATAGATATATTGCACTCAAAAAATTTTCTAAATGGTATTTACGTAAGAAGGAATAA
- a CDS encoding redox-regulated ATPase YchF produces MQIGLLGKANVGKSTFFSAATETPVPSGNFPFTTIEPNIGVAYVKADCACKHFDIKHDNELCVNGTRFIPVKLIDVAGLVPGAHEGKGLGNQFLDDARQAEVLIHVVDIAGTTDIQGQPVPPGTHNPLEDVVFVQDEFDQWFADILKREWDKITREIDQKRAKLTDGIAKRFSGLGIKDFQVQEILQRLGFMAKNPKEWEDVDIETFVKELRKSTKPMIIAANKADLCQDLDILKKISDIVIPCSAETELLLRKASKAGIVNYSSGDEGFTVVDGKEIPLPQQKALELVKSVFSKIPSTGIQKILNTAVFDSLKFIVVYPVEDETKLTNKDGIILPDTKLIPQDSTAKDLASLIHADIAKGFLHAIDCKTKQRISGDQKLKNGDVIKIVSTLSHG; encoded by the coding sequence ACCTTCTTCTCAGCAGCAACTGAAACTCCTGTACCATCAGGAAACTTTCCATTTACAACAATTGAGCCAAATATAGGAGTTGCATACGTGAAAGCAGATTGTGCTTGTAAACATTTTGATATCAAACATGATAATGAATTATGTGTAAATGGAACTAGATTCATTCCAGTCAAGCTAATTGACGTTGCTGGACTAGTTCCTGGCGCGCATGAAGGAAAAGGATTAGGAAATCAATTCCTTGATGATGCAAGACAAGCTGAAGTTTTAATTCATGTTGTTGATATTGCTGGAACCACTGATATTCAAGGACAACCTGTACCGCCTGGAACTCATAACCCCTTAGAAGATGTTGTCTTTGTTCAAGATGAATTTGATCAATGGTTTGCAGATATTTTGAAAAGAGAATGGGATAAAATAACTCGTGAAATAGATCAAAAGCGTGCAAAACTCACTGATGGAATTGCAAAAAGATTTTCTGGGTTGGGAATTAAAGATTTTCAAGTTCAAGAAATTCTTCAAAGGTTGGGATTTATGGCTAAAAATCCTAAGGAATGGGAAGATGTAGACATTGAAACTTTTGTTAAAGAATTGAGAAAAAGTACAAAACCTATGATTATTGCTGCAAACAAAGCTGATCTATGTCAAGATCTAGATATCCTAAAAAAAATTTCAGATATTGTTATTCCATGTAGTGCTGAAACTGAATTATTATTACGAAAAGCATCAAAAGCTGGTATTGTAAATTATTCATCTGGCGATGAAGGATTTACCGTTGTTGATGGAAAAGAAATCCCCCTACCTCAACAAAAAGCTCTTGAACTTGTAAAATCTGTTTTTTCAAAGATCCCTTCTACTGGAATCCAAAAAATACTAAACACTGCAGTTTTTGATTCTCTAAAATTTATTGTAGTGTATCCTGTTGAAGACGAGACAAAATTGACCAATAAAGATGGAATTATTTTGCCTGATACAAAATTAATTCCACAAGATTCCACCGCTAAAGATTTGGCAAGCTTGATTCATGCCGACATTGCAAAGGGATTCTTACATGCAATTGACTGTAAGACAAAACAACGGATTAGTGGTGATCAAAAACTAAAAAATGGCGACGTCATCAAAATTGTTTCAACTCTAAGTCATGGATAA
- a CDS encoding thrombospondin type 3 repeat-containing protein — MKKQYLLGFLLLLTSTIGMMPSSVFAADPIDTDGDGVPNNLDQCPHLLEDYDPEYGNNIDGCPADFVPWYDADYDGVEDHIDDCPTVKETYNKFQDDDGCPDLSPNTPKGIADSDGDGYPDFMDSCPNRPETFNGIDDKDGCPDNAMTQKDSDRDGISDGLDACPLEPETYNKFQDSDGCPDSADTVKPQYQFPDTDGDGIEDRWDSCIDEPENYNDYLDWDGCPDVPGVTSLEAPDADYDGIPDDVDECPLDRENYNKFQDSDGCPDELQLKLTGDVDGDGIPDNLDSCPFSPETYNKFQDADGCPDYVADNKFAFDTDGDGIIDNLDLCPNQPETYNGFLDSDGCPDKNSNSDKDFDGIIDVLDACPLEPETYNKFQDSDGCPDSADTVNPQYQFPDTDGDGIEDRWDSCIDEPENYNDYLDWDGCPDVKGVTGSDMLDADYDGLADHLDQCPTLAERYNGFEDDDGCPDGIDYKTIGDSDGDGIYDDLDQCPNAKESYNKFQDEDGCPDYIADNKMTADTDGDGIPDIIDSCPNQPETYNGFLDSDGCPDKVASNLDTDGDGIPDVFDACPLEPETYNKFQDSDGCPDSADTVNPQYQFPDTDGDGIEDRWDSCIDEPENYNDYLDWDGCPDVPGAESTTPTYADSDGDGYPDVTDSCPTSPETWNKYLDWDGCPDTAPEQQRFVHDDDLDDIINDEDLCPFDPEDYDGDRDLDGCPDP; from the coding sequence ATGAAAAAACAATACCTTTTAGGATTTTTACTTTTACTAACCTCTACTATTGGAATGATGCCTTCAAGTGTTTTTGCTGCTGATCCAATAGATACTGATGGTGACGGTGTTCCAAATAATTTAGATCAATGTCCACATCTTCTCGAAGACTATGATCCAGAATATGGCAATAACATAGACGGTTGTCCTGCTGATTTTGTACCATGGTATGATGCTGATTATGATGGTGTAGAAGATCATATCGATGATTGTCCAACTGTAAAAGAAACTTACAACAAATTCCAAGATGATGACGGTTGTCCAGATTTATCTCCTAACACGCCAAAAGGAATTGCTGATTCTGACGGTGATGGTTATCCTGATTTTATGGATTCATGTCCAAACAGACCAGAAACATTCAATGGAATTGATGACAAAGACGGTTGCCCTGATAATGCTATGACTCAAAAAGATTCTGATCGTGATGGAATTTCCGATGGTCTTGATGCATGTCCACTAGAACCTGAAACTTATAACAAATTCCAAGATTCTGACGGTTGCCCTGACTCTGCAGATACTGTTAAGCCACAATACCAATTCCCAGATACTGACGGTGATGGAATTGAAGACAGATGGGATTCCTGTATTGATGAGCCAGAAAATTATAATGATTATCTAGATTGGGATGGATGTCCTGATGTACCTGGTGTTACTTCCTTAGAAGCACCAGACGCTGATTATGACGGAATTCCAGATGATGTCGATGAATGTCCTTTAGATCGTGAAAATTACAATAAATTCCAAGATTCTGACGGTTGTCCAGATGAATTACAATTAAAATTAACTGGAGATGTAGATGGCGATGGCATTCCTGATAACTTAGATTCTTGTCCATTCAGTCCTGAAACCTATAATAAATTCCAAGATGCTGATGGATGTCCTGATTATGTTGCAGATAACAAATTTGCATTTGATACTGACGGAGATGGAATAATTGATAATCTTGATTTATGTCCAAACCAACCAGAAACATACAATGGTTTCTTAGATTCTGACGGCTGTCCTGACAAGAATTCAAATTCCGATAAAGATTTTGATGGTATTATTGATGTGCTTGATGCATGTCCACTAGAACCTGAAACTTATAATAAATTCCAAGATTCTGACGGCTGTCCTGATTCTGCAGATACTGTTAACCCACAATACCAATTCCCAGATACTGACGGTGATGGAATTGAAGACAGATGGGATTCCTGTATTGATGAGCCAGAAAATTATAATGATTATCTAGATTGGGATGGATGTCCTGATGTTAAAGGAGTAACTGGAAGTGATATGCTTGATGCTGATTACGATGGACTTGCAGATCATTTAGATCAATGTCCAACATTAGCTGAAAGATACAATGGCTTTGAAGATGATGACGGTTGTCCTGATGGTATTGATTACAAAACTATTGGTGACTCTGATGGTGATGGTATCTATGATGATTTAGATCAATGTCCTAATGCAAAAGAATCTTACAATAAATTCCAAGATGAAGACGGTTGTCCGGATTATATTGCTGACAATAAAATGACTGCAGATACTGACGGTGATGGCATTCCTGATATTATTGATTCATGTCCAAACCAACCAGAAACATACAATGGCTTCTTAGATTCTGACGGCTGTCCTGACAAAGTTGCATCAAACCTAGATACTGACGGAGATGGAATTCCAGATGTATTTGATGCATGTCCACTAGAACCTGAAACTTATAATAAATTCCAAGATTCTGACGGCTGTCCTGATTCTGCAGATACTGTTAACCCACAATACCAATTCCCAGATACTGACGGTGATGGAATTGAAGACAGATGGGATTCCTGTATTGATGAGCCAGAAAATTATAATGATTATCTAGATTGGGATGGATGTCCTGATGTACCTGGTGCAGAATCAACTACTCCTACATATGCTGATTCTGACGGTGATGGCTATCCTGATGTAACTGATTCTTGTCCAACTAGTCCTGAAACATGGAACAAATATCTAGATTGGGATGGTTGTCCTGATACTGCTCCAGAACAACAAAGATTTGTGCATGACGACGACCTAGATGATATCATTAATGACGAAGATTTGTGTCCATTTGATCCAGAAGACTATGATGGTGACCGTGATTTAGACGGTTGTCCTGATCCATAG
- the twy1 gene encoding 4-demethylwyosine synthase TYW1 → MSCSGETIEEDEGLIQIKPAISEQLKKAKYGVADHSTVELCHWTKKSFKHEGSCYKHKFYGISTHRCMEFSPAGMHCENRCVYCWRPMEFYDSMKMEPEQVAEPEEILSKLMAERKKLINGYYGDSRNDKQRLDESLLPSHYAISLSGEPTMYPKLPQLIKYLNSLEATKSIFLVTNGQEPDMIQKLQDEDALPTQLYLSTNASDYESFMRINKPKYDDSWERWNRTLDMLKNLDTRTVLRITLIRGYNDQKEGIPAFAEMFRKASPHFIEIKSYMHIGRSTNRLEHDNMLEMEEVKKFSQEIAKQSKIFSVMDESIVSRISILQNNERFIDRFIPSYVNTI, encoded by the coding sequence ATGAGTTGTTCTGGGGAAACAATTGAAGAGGATGAAGGTCTAATTCAGATCAAACCTGCAATATCAGAACAACTGAAAAAAGCTAAGTATGGTGTAGCTGATCATTCTACTGTAGAATTATGTCATTGGACAAAAAAATCATTCAAACATGAAGGAAGTTGTTACAAACACAAATTTTATGGAATTTCTACTCACAGGTGCATGGAATTTTCTCCAGCTGGAATGCATTGTGAAAATAGATGTGTGTATTGCTGGAGACCAATGGAATTTTATGATTCAATGAAGATGGAACCAGAACAAGTTGCAGAACCTGAAGAAATTTTAAGTAAATTAATGGCTGAAAGAAAAAAATTAATCAATGGATATTATGGAGATTCAAGAAATGATAAACAAAGATTAGATGAATCATTACTACCTAGCCATTATGCAATTTCATTATCTGGAGAACCTACAATGTATCCTAAACTTCCACAATTAATCAAGTATCTAAATTCACTTGAAGCTACAAAATCAATTTTCCTTGTAACAAATGGACAAGAACCAGATATGATTCAAAAACTACAAGACGAAGATGCATTACCAACACAATTGTATTTGTCAACAAATGCTTCAGATTATGAATCATTTATGAGAATAAACAAGCCAAAATATGATGACTCTTGGGAGCGATGGAATAGAACTTTGGACATGTTAAAGAATTTGGATACTAGGACAGTGTTACGAATTACTTTGATTAGAGGTTATAATGATCAAAAAGAAGGGATTCCAGCTTTTGCTGAAATGTTCAGAAAAGCAAGTCCGCATTTTATTGAAATTAAATCTTACATGCATATTGGTCGTTCAACAAATAGATTAGAACATGATAATATGTTAGAAATGGAAGAAGTAAAGAAATTCAGTCAAGAAATTGCAAAGCAAAGTAAAATATTTTCAGTAATGGATGAAAGTATTGTTTCAAGGATTTCAATATTACAAAACAATGAACGGTTTATTGATCGTTTTATTCCTTCTTACGTAAATACCATTTAG
- a CDS encoding KEOPS complex kinase/ATPase Bud32, with the protein MKLLKKGAEADIYQTKWQNSKAILKIRKIKRYRNFSLDSKIRKQRTIKESQMLSLVKSYGIPTPLVYFVNLDKTSIIMQEISGKPIHDLPERKIIELSKEIGKLVGKLHKNGIMHGDLTTSNFILFQNKVYVIDFGLSQISIKPEDHAVDLRLIKEILNSAHAKIMIPSWKNFLYGYKSIVGDAYYRKITKLVSDIESRGRYAQVV; encoded by the coding sequence ATGAAATTACTTAAGAAAGGAGCTGAAGCTGATATCTATCAAACTAAATGGCAAAATTCTAAAGCAATTTTAAAAATAAGGAAAATTAAAAGATACCGAAATTTTTCACTTGATTCAAAAATTCGTAAACAAAGAACAATCAAAGAATCTCAAATGCTTTCACTTGTAAAATCATATGGTATACCTACTCCACTTGTTTATTTTGTAAATCTAGATAAAACTTCAATAATAATGCAAGAAATCTCTGGGAAACCAATTCATGATTTACCTGAACGAAAAATAATTGAATTGTCAAAAGAGATTGGAAAATTAGTTGGGAAATTACACAAGAACGGAATAATGCATGGAGATTTGACAACCTCAAATTTTATTTTGTTTCAAAATAAAGTATATGTCATTGATTTTGGGTTATCTCAGATTTCAATTAAACCTGAAGATCACGCTGTTGATTTGAGATTAATTAAAGAAATTCTTAATAGTGCACATGCAAAAATTATGATTCCGTCATGGAAAAACTTCCTTTATGGATACAAATCTATTGTAGGCGATGCCTATTATAGAAAAATAACTAAACTAGTTTCAGATATTGAAAGTCGTGGTCGATATGCACAAGTCGTATGA